The following proteins come from a genomic window of Sorex araneus isolate mSorAra2 chromosome 1, mSorAra2.pri, whole genome shotgun sequence:
- the LOC101545850 gene encoding olfactory receptor 2A2-like — protein sequence MGGNQSWFPEFILVGFQISEETEVLLFYIFSLLYLSNLLANGMILALIWLDPNLHTPMYFFLSHLAIIDIAYASSNLPKFLQNLVMHKKTIPYVSCAMEMILYLALASTECMILLAMSYDRYVAICHPLQYTLIMSWRKCTVLAIISWLCGFSVALGNLLFFLRFQFCGSLHVNHFYCEILAVLKLVCGDTWMNKTYVLTGGVFILIGPLFLMLVSYMHILWAILKIQSKEGRKKAFYTCSSHLCVVGFYFGIAMMFYLVPDSGQQDEQKKILSLFYDLFNPLLNPLVYSLRNAQVKAAFKKVIQRQRTI from the coding sequence ATGGGAGGCAACCAATCATGGTTCCCAGAGTTCATCTTGGTGGGATTCCAGATCAGTGAGGAAACAGAAGTGCTCCTTTTCTACATCTTCTCCCTGCTTTACTTGTCTAACCTGCTGGCAAATGGCATGATCTTGGCACTTATTTGGTTAGACCCCAACTTACACACCCCtatgtatttcttcctttctcacctGGCCATCATCGACATAGCCTATGCTTCCAGTAACTTGCCCAAATTTCTGCAAAACTTAGTGATGCATAAAAAAACAATCCCCTATGTCTCGTGTGCTATGGAAATGATCTTGTATTTGGCTCTCGCTTCTACGGAATGCATGATCTTGTTGGCGATGTCTTACGACAGgtacgtggccatctgccaccccctccaGTACACTCTCATCATGAGTTGGAGAAAGTGCACGGTCCTGGCCATCATTTCTTGGTTATGTGGTTTTTCAGTGGCCCTAGGAAATCTACTTTTCTTTCTGAGATTTCAGTTCTGTGGGTCTCTGCATGTGAACCACTTCTATTGTGAAATCCTAGCTGTCCTGAAGTTGGTCTGTGGTGACACGTGGATGAACAAAACGTATGTGCTTACTGGTGGTGTGTTCATCTTAATTGGACCTCTTTTCCTGATGCTGGTTTCTTATATGCACATCCTCTGGGCCATCCTGAAGATCCAGTCGAAAGAGGGTCGCAAAAAGGCCTTCTATACTTGTTCTTCCCATCTCTGCGTGGTTGGGTTCTACTTTGGCATAGCCATGATGTTCTACTTGGTTCCAGACAGTGGACAGCAAGATGAGCAAAAGAAGATCCTTTCCCTGTTTTATGACCTCTTTAATCCATTGCTGAATCCTCTTGTTTACAGCCTAAGGAATGCTCAGGTGAAGGCTGCCTTCAAGAAAGTCATACAGAGGCAGAGAACAATATAA
- the LOC101545578 gene encoding olfactory receptor 2A5-like: protein MGGNQSWFPDFILVGFQLSAKLEVFLFCIFCLLYMSNLLANGMILTLIWLDPRLHSPMYFFLSHLAVIDISYASSNLPKLLENLIRHKKTISFVSCATEMVLYLGFASTECMILVVMSYDRYVAICHPLQYTLIMSWTKCKVLAIISWSCGFSLGIGNLIFFLRISFCGSPEVNHFLCEVLSVLKAACGDTWMNKLYVFAGGVFIIFGPLSLMLVSYMRILWAILKIQSKEGRKKAFSTCSSHLCVVGFYFGIGMTVYVAPDNGQQDEQKKIISLFYTLFNPLLNPLVYSLRNEQVKAGFKRVFQKQRAL from the coding sequence ATGGGAGGCAACCAGTCATGGTTTCCAGATTTCATCCTGGTGGGATTCCAGCTCAGTGCAAAACTGGAAGTGTTCTTGTTCTGTATCTTTTGCCTATTATACATGTCAAACTTGCTGGCAAATGGCATGATCTTGACACTCATCTGGCTGGACCCCAGGCTGCACTcgcccatgtatttcttcctgtcTCATCTGGCCGTCATTGACATATCCTATGCTTCCAGCAATTTGCCCAAATTGCTGGAGAACCTAATAAGACACAAGAAAACGATCTCCTTTGTCTCATGTGCTACGGAGATGGTCTTATATTTGGGTTTTGCATCTACAGAGTGCATGATCTTGGTGGTGATGTCCTATGATAGGTACGTGGCCATCTGTCACCCCCTCCAATACACTCTCATCATGAGCTGGACAAAGTGCAAGGTCCTGGCTATCATTTCCTGGTCCTGTGGGTTTTCTCTGGGCATAggaaatcttattttctttctgagaatTTCCTTCTGTGGGTCCCCAGAAGTAAACCACTTCTTGTGTGAAGTCCTGTCTGTCCTGAAAGCTGCCTGTGGTGATACTTGGATGAACAAACTGTATGTGTTTGCTGGCGGTGTGTTCATCATTTTTGGACCCCTTTCCTTAATGCTCGTATCCTATATGCGAATCCTCTGGGCCATCCTGAAGATCCAGTCGAAGGAGGGTCGCAAGAAAGCTTTCTCCACCTGTTCCTCCCACCTCTGCGTGGTTGGGTTCTACTTTGGAATAGGCATGACGGTGTATGTGGCCCCAGACAATGGTCAACAAGATGAGCAGAAGAaaatcatttctttgttttataccCTCTTCAATCCGTTGCTGAACCCTCTTGTCTACAGTCTGAGGAATGAGCAGGTGAAGGCTGGCTTCAAGAGAGTATTTCAGAAACAGAGGGCATTATAA